In Halichondria panicea chromosome 17, odHalPani1.1, whole genome shotgun sequence, a single window of DNA contains:
- the LOC135351926 gene encoding GRIP and coiled-coil domain-containing protein 2-like translates to MLESNTARAILMAAAVLIGFSTPPHLIENTLSNCFLGSGTVLKNELQNELQSLGGSDFTLSLEWALFNPRQGLCLKEIDVLQTAWENLVSNDSSPLSDKGSHVHANTSLDFKHFNSFLLSSTLDTDYSKTQAFDYTTIVYEVDLELELETVSLASESEFGGTASYLRLHHYRSTLSYGDLLNSYWNEWTYHMGPNLGLTCVTVMYGCVLCTALYHLWARTTTSKALALKFQSLYGINLNNESQLSILTLERDTLLTKLLEATTHADSLQDLLNPLSKELHDITKHNAHLKLELAKKNDDLKQIKLMKSMSYKRSKMSEDKFKLERAEWTKTKKSLVSEYEKLVEKCIADMEAEMTNVKRELEDSKRQETDTKNLVMLAEEHMERKRKEWLNIEKQMMANRTLLIEDRNYIEAELLNTKKELERSELLEFEARTKLILDEESLEQERSVWKETKEALLKKNTELADKYTALKTELLDAKKALERSEIHKFEGQQKLVLAEEHMNRESEAMKELLTLECTKFEKKNSAQKTELQSVQKQLEKSKCLEIEVQAKLRSTEEALKRKERSLQTLKRVEANEEKQLKLAREEIALLKRRRSAVPPRSPRSAHKVTSGRVDAVDSGISSEPDLSSHGALAG, encoded by the exons ATGCTCGAAAGCAACACAGCACGTGCCATTCTCATGGCCGCAGCAGTGCTAATCGGATTCTCAACTCCTCCCCATTTGATAGAAAATACACTGTCCAACTGCTTCTTAG GCTCAGGCACAGTCCTGAAGAATGAGTTGCAGAATGAGTTGCAGTCTCTTGGAGGAAGTGATTTTACCCTCTCTTTAGAATGGGCCTTGTTCAACCCAAGGCAAGGACTTTGCTTGAAAGAAATTGAC GTATTGCAAACTGCTTGGGAAAACCTTGTTTCGAACGACTCTTCACCACTGAGCGATAAAGGCTCTCATGTTCATGCGAACACCTCTCTGGATTTTAAGCATTTTAACTCATTTCTCCTATCATCAACTCTGGATACTGATTACTCAAAAACACAAGCGTTTGACTACACGACCATCGTGTATGAAGTTGATCTGGAATTGGAATTGGAAACTGTCAGCCTTGCATCAGAATCGGAATTTGGCGGAACGGCCTCTTACTTGCGCTTGCATCACTATCGATCTACACTGTCCTATGGAGATCTTCTCAACTCCTACTGGAATGAATGGACCTACCACATG GGACCAAATCTTGGCTTGACATGTGTGACTGTTATGTATGGGTGTGTGCTTTGCACTGCCCTGTACCACCTCTGGGCACGGACTACCACAAGCAAGGCATTGGCATTGAAATTCCAGTCGCTATATG GTATTAATCTCAACAATGAGTCCCAACTCTCTATTCTGACATTGGAGAGGGATACTCTACTTACGAAGCTCTTAGAGGCAACCACACATGCAGACTCACTCCAGGATCTTCTCAACCCTCTGTCCAAGGAGCTCCATGACATTACCAAACATAATGCTCACctcaag CTTGAACTAGCTAAAAAGAATGATGACCTGAAGCAAATCAAACTAATGAAGTCGATGTCTTACAAAAGATCGAAAATGTCAGAAGATAAGTTTAAGCTCGAACGGGCTGAATGGACAAAAACGAAAAAATCATTGGTGTCCGAATATGAAAAGCTTGTAGAGAAGTGTATTGCTGACATGGAGGCTGAGATGACTAACGTCAAAAGGGAATTGGAGGATTCTAAACGACAAGAGACTGATACCAAGAACTTGGTTATGTTGGCAGAGGAGCACATGGAGAGAAAAAGGAAAGAATGGCTGAACATTGAAAAACAGATGATGGCAAACCGCACGTTGCTTATCGAGGATCGCAATTATATCGAGGCTGAGTTATTGAACACGAAGAAAGAATTGGAGCGATCAGAGCTGCTTGAATTTGAGGCACGGACAAAGTTGATTTTGGATGAAGAGAGTCTGGAACAGGAAAGAAGTGTCTGGAAGGAGACAAAGGAGGCGCTATTGAAAAAGAACACTGAGCTTGCTGACAAATACACTGCTTTGAAGACCGAACTACTGGACGCAAAGAAAGCATTGGAACGATCAGAAATACACAAGTTTGAAGGCCAACAAAAGTTGGTACTGGCTGAGGAGCACATGAACAGGGAGAGTGAGGCGATGAAAGAGCTCTTGACATTGGAGTGCACTAAGTTCGAGAAGAAAAACAGCGCACAAAAGACTGAGCTACAGAGCGTTCAGAAACAGCTAGAGAAAAGTAAATGTCTTGAGATTGAGGTGCAGGCCAAGCTAAGGTCAACTGAGGAGGCACTAAAGAGAAAAGAGAGATCTCTTCAGACATTG AAAAGGGTAGAAGCTAATGAAGAGAAGCAGCTTAAATTGGCCAGGGAAGAGATTGCACTACTAAAGAGAAGGCGCAGTGCAGTACCACCACGTTCCCCCCGCTCCGCTCACAAAGTGACTAGTGGACGTGTTGATGCTGTGGACAGTGGTATATCGAGTGAACCTGACCTCTCGTCACACGGTGCCCTAGCTGGCTAG
- the LOC135351441 gene encoding myosin-9-like has protein sequence MLEGGTARAILMAAAVLIGFSTPPHLIENTLSNCFLASGTVLKNELQNELQSLGGSDFTLSLEWALFNPRQGLCLKEIDVLQTAGENLVSNDSSPLNDEDSHVHANTSLDFKHFNSFLLSSTLDTDYSITQAFDYTTIVYEVGLELETVSLVSESEFDGTASYLRLHHYRSTLSYGDLLNSYWNEWTYHMGPNLGLTCVTVMYGCVLCTALYHLWARTTTSKALALKFQSLYGVNLNSESQLSILTLERDTLLTKLLETTTHADSLQDLLNSLSKELHDITKHNAHLKLELAKKNDDLKHIKLMKSMSYKRSKMSEDKFKLERAQWKKTKESLVSEYEKLVEKYIADKEAEMTNVKRELEGSKRQETDTKNLVMLAEEHMERKRKEWLNIEKQMMANRTILIEDRNYIEAELLNTKKALERSELLEFEAQTKLILDEESLEQERNEWLNIEKQMMANRTILIEDRNYIEAELLNTKKALERSELLEFEAQTKLILDEESLEQERKEWLNIEKQMMANRTILIEDRNYIEAELLNTKKALERSEVLEFEAQTKLILDEESLEQERSDWKETKEALLNKNTELADKYTALETELLDTKKALERSEIHKFEGQQKLVLAEEHMNRESEAMKELLTLECTKFEKKNSAQKTELQSIKKQLEKNKCLEIELQAKLRSTEEALKRKERSLQALKRVEATEEKQLKLAREEIALLKRRRSAVPHSPRSAHKVASGRVDAVDSGISSEPDLSSHGAL, from the exons ATGCTCGAAGGTGGTACGGCACGTGCCATTCTCATGGCCGCAGCAGTGCTAATTGGATTCTCAACTCCTCCCCATTTGATAGAAAATACACTGTCCAACTGCTTTTTAG CCTCAGGCACAGTCCTGAAGAATGAATTGCAGAATGAGTTGCAGTCTCTTGGAGGAAGTGATTTTACCCTCTCTTTAGAATGGGCCTTGTTCAACCCAAGGCAAGGACTTTGCTTGAAAGAAATTGAC GTATTGCAAACTGCTGGGGAGAACCTTGTTTCGAACGACTCTTCACCACTAAACGATGAAGACTCTCACGTTCATGCAAACACCTCTCTGGATTTTAAGCATTTTAACTCATTTCTCCTCTCATCAACTCTGGACACTGATTACTCGATAACCCAAGCGTTTGACTACACGACCATCGTGTATGAAGTTGGTCTGGAATTGGAAACTGTCAGCCTTGTATCAGAATCGGAATTTGACGGAACAGCCTCTTACTTGCGCTTGCATCACTATCGATCTACACTGTCCTATGGAGATCTTCTCAACTCCTACTGGAATGAATGGACCTACCACATG GGACCAAATCTTGGCTTGACATGTGTGACTGTTATGTATGGGTGTGTGCTTTGCACTGCCCTGTACCACCTCTGGGCACGGACTACCACAAGCAAGGCATTGGCATTGAAATTCCAGTCCCTATATG GTGTTAATCTCAACAGTGAGTCCCAACTCTCTATTCTGACATTGGAGAGGGATACTCTACTTACGAAGCTCTTAGAGACAACCACACACGCAGACTCACTCCAGGATCTTCTCAACTCTCTGTCCAAGGAGCTCCACGACATTACCAAACATAATGCTCACctcaag CTTGAACTAGCTAAAAAGAATGATGACCTGAAGCATATCAAACTAATGAAGTCGATGTCTTACAAAAGATCGAAAATGTCAGAAGATAAGTTTAAGCTCGAACGGGCTCAATGGAAAAAAACAAAAGAATCATTGGTGTCCGAATATGAAAAGCTTGTAGAGAAGTATATTGCTGACAAGGAGGCTGAGATGACTAACGTCAAAAGGGAATTGGAGGGTTCTAAACGACAGGAGACTGATACCAAGAACTTAGTTATGTTGGCAGAGGAGCACATGGAGAGAAAAAGGAAAGAATGGCTGAACATTGAAAAACAGATGATGGCAAACCGCACAATACTTATTGAGGATCGAAATTACATCGAGGCTGAGTTATTGAACACGAAGAAAGCATTGGAGCGATCAGAGCTGCTTGAATTTGAGGCACAGACAAAGTTGATTTTGGATGAAGAGAGTCTGGAACAGGAAAGAAATGAATGGCTGAACATTGAAAAACAGATGATGGCAAACCGCACAATACTTATTGAGGATCGAAATTACATCGAGGCTGAGTTATTGAACACGAAGAAAGCATTGGAGCGATCAGAGCTGCTTGAATTTGAGGCACAGACAAAGTTGATTTTGGATGAAGAGAGTCTGGAACAGGAAAGAAAAGAATGGCTGAACATTGAAAAACAGATGATGGCAAACCGCACAATACTTATTGAGGATCGAAATTACATCGAGGCTGAGTTATTGAACACGAAGAAAGCATTGGAGCGATCAGAGGTGCTTGAATTTGAGGCACAGACAAAGTTGATTTTGGATGAAGAGAGTCTGGAACAGGAAAGAAGTGACTGGAAAGAAACAAAGGAGGCGCTATTGAATAAGAACACTGAGCTTGCTGACAAATACACTGCTTTGGAGACCGAACTACTGGACACAAAGAAAGCATTGGAACGATCAGAAATACACAAGTTTGAAGGCCAACAAAAGTTGGTACTGGCTGAGGAGCACATGAACAGGGAGAGTGAGGCGATGAAAGAGCTCTTGACATTGGAGTGCACTAAGTTTGAGAAGAAAAACAGCGCACAAAAGACTGAGCTACAGAGCATTAAGAAACAGCTAGAGAAAAATAAATGTCTTGAGATTGAGTTGCAGGCCAAGCTAAGGTCAACTGAGGAGGCACTAAAGAGAAAAGAGAGATCTCTTCAGGCATTG AAAAGGGTAGAAGCTACTGAAGAGAAGCAGCTTAAATTGGCCAGGGAAGAGATTGCACTGCTAAAGAGAAGGCGCAGTGCAGTACCACATTCCCCCCGCTCTGCTCACAAAGTGGCTAGTGGACGTGTTGATGCTGTGGACAGTGGTATATCGAGTGAACCTGACCTCTCGTCACACGGTGCCCTATAG